In Neofelis nebulosa isolate mNeoNeb1 chromosome 13, mNeoNeb1.pri, whole genome shotgun sequence, the genomic stretch TGCTTAGCAAGGTCTGATTTTCGGTAAAAaattttcccacattcattacactgACAAGATTTCTCCCCTGTGTGAGCCCTATAATGCACTGTGAGGGATGATTTGTGACTGAAGGATTTCCCACATTcgttacattcatagggtttttcCCCTGTGTGTTTTCTCTGATGTAAAGTAAGTCCTGACTTCACACAGAAAgacttcccacattcattacatttataggGCTTCTCTGCTCTATGAGTTCTCTGGTGCACAATTAGAGCTGATTTGTGACAGAAAGCCTTTCCACATTCATTAcactcatagggtttctctcctaTGTGGATTCTCTGGTGCTGAGTGAGCTGAGACTTCTGGCAGAACGTTTTCCCACATACATTACATTCGTagggtttctcccctgtgtgtgtccTATTGTGTTTAGTCAGGTACGatttattatagaatatttttccacATTCGTGACATTCGaagggtttctctcctgtatgtgTCCTGTAATGTTGAGAGAGGGTAGACTTATGGCTGAAGAATTTCCCACATTCAGGACACACaaagggtttctctcctgtgtgagttctctgatgcACTGTGAGGTCAGACTTCAAGCAGAAGGTTTTTCCACATTCGTAACATTCATAAGGTTTCAACCCTGTATGAATTATCTGATGCCTAGTGAGAACTGACTTGTGGTAGAAAGTTTTCCCGCATGCATTACATTTGTAGGGCTTATCCCCTACATGGGTTCTCTGATGTTGTGTAAGATGTGATTTCTGACAGAAAGATTTCCCACAGTCAGGACATTCAAatggtttctctcctgtatgagtTCTCTGATGCACTGTAAGGTGTGAATTCATACAgaaagatttcccacattcataGCATTCATAGGGTTTCAACCCTGTGTGTGTTCTCTGGTGTTTGGTGAGGTCTGACTTCTGGTAAAAAGTTTTCCCACATGCACTACATTGATagggtttctcccctgtgtgtgttcTCTGGTGTAACGTGAGGGCTGACTTGTGGCTGAAGGCTTTACCACACTCGTTGCACACATagggcttctcccctgtgtgtgaTCTCTGATGTTTCATGAGATTTGACTTCTCCCAGAAagtttttccacattcattacacTGAAAGCGTTTCTCTCCCGTGTGTATCCTCTGATGTCGAGTGAGGTGGGACTTCTCCcaaaaggctttcccacattcattgcatTCAAAgtgtttctctcctgtatgagtTTTCTGAAGTTGTGGAAGGCATAAATCCCCCCGGAAACGATCCCCACTCCCACTACACTCCGAGGGTTTCGTACGTGCCCCATGAGGTTTCAAAAGGGTAGACTTCACACATAACGATTTCCCACAACCACGCAGTCCACAGTGATTCTCTTCGGAGGCATTCATGTGATGTAACAAGAAAGAGGAGTTAGGAAAGAAGGTTCTCCCATATTCAATACATTCAGAGTGATTCTCTTCAGTGATCTCTCTCTTGTACGTACTCAATGTTGCCTTTTCGGGAAAGGTTTCTTGATACATGTTATATTCAAATGTTTGATCTACACTTTGAATCTTCTCATGATCAACAGGGTCCTCATCCTGACTGAAAGTTTCcccatgtttaaaaaattcacttttctcGCTAGTAGGAGTTTTCTTGTGTTCAATACTGACTAGTAATTTTCCACAGTCACTAAATTCATCAGTCTTTTTTCCTAAATAGTTTTTCATATAGATACACAATTCAGAAATACAGCTGAAACTCACTCCATATGAGTCACACTGACAGAGGCTTTCTCTGGAAGGAAACGAATTTGTGTCCAGGTTAAATGGTTTTCCTATTACATTACCTCGTTCCTTGGTCAGTGTTTTCTTACTGATGAATGCAACTTCCCACATAGGTTTACGCTGGTTTTCTCGGCTCCTTCCTTTCTTGTGATCAGTTTCCCAGACTTCTAAAGATAGGAAAAATTAACCGTACACATAAATACTaactcatttcttctggaatccATCATATATACAAATGCCCTATGTTTTAGCGGATTTTGATTTCTTGTCTAGTctccaaggaagaaaataactacAAGTACTTATTTTTTCGATTTCTTCTGTTAgacatgaaaatacaaaaatggaaacaagaaacaaaaggccTGGCATggtggaagaaaggagaggaaactaCTACAACCATACATCTGCATTCCGACGTCTGAGGAGTAACGGCAGCTACTAAATTCAGAACGTCTCCATCTATCCTCCAAATACCTCTAGAGATCAACATAAGGAGACCAAATAAAATAACCAATCAACAACCCGTGACTTCAGCATaactggaaaatacaaaatactacTGACTTCAAACCACCActgaggaaataaacatttaacacaGAAGAAACTGATAAAAGAGCTCACATCTATAGAAAGAGCTTGAGCCCGTGGCAACTACACgtagaggaagagacagagaacttAGAGATAATTAAAGTCCtttgttttaaatacttaattatttttgagagagagacagggaaacagagtgtgagcgaggaagggacagagagaaagggatacacagaatctgaagcaggctccaggctccaagctcatagcacagagcacgacatggggctccaactctcGAACCgttaagatcctgacctgagttgaagtcagatgctcaactgactaaaccacccaggcacccctagtacgTATAGAtaattaaatgcaaataaaatcactCCCTCAAAGGAGAAGTCCCACCGTGAGAGGGAAAATATGGAGCAGACATCTTCGTTCTGACAGATGACAGCTCAGACCACCGAGAACTCCAACACAAGGGACTTGGAGTATTAATGGGAACTACGGAGGCAAGGGCTGATCGGGTGAGGAATTCAATTGTAAAAAGGCCAGAGTGATCTTAGAATATGACTCAAATTGTAAGAACCTGGTTATGAGCTCAACTGTCCCCCTCCCAAACTCGTATGCTGAAGCCCTAATCC encodes the following:
- the LOC131493668 gene encoding LOW QUALITY PROTEIN: zinc finger protein 33B-like (The sequence of the model RefSeq protein was modified relative to this genomic sequence to represent the inferred CDS: deleted 1 base in 1 codon), with the protein product MNKSQIEQRFQGSVSFKDVTVGFTQEEWQCLDSSQRSLYRDVMLENYSHLVSVGSCATKPEVIFRLEQGEEPWIWEEEFPSQSLPEVWETDHKKGRSRENQRKPMWEVAFISKKTLTKERGNVIGKPFNLDTNSFPSRESLCQCDSYGVSFSCISELCIYMKNYLGKKTDEFSDCGKLLVSIEHKKTPTSEKSEFFKHGETFSQDEDPVDHEKIQSVDQTFEYNMYQETFPEKATLSTYKREITEENHSECIEYGRTFFPNSSFLLHHMNASEENHCGLRGCGKSLCVKSTLLKPHGARTKPSECSGSGDRFRGDLCLPQLQKTHTGEKHFECNECGKAFWEKSHLTRHQRIHTGEKRFQCNECGKTFWEKSNLMKHQRSHTGEKPYVCNECGKAFSHKSALTLHQRTHTGEKPYQCSACGKTFYQKSDLTKHQRTHTGLKPYECYECGKSFCMNSHLTVHQRTHTGEKPFECPDCGKSFCQKSHLTQHQRTHVGDKPYKCNACGKTFYHKSVLTRHQIIHTGLKPYECYECGKTFCLKSDLTVHQRTHTGEKPFVCPECGKFFSHKSTLSQHYRTHTGEKPFECHECGKIFYNKSYLTKHNRTHTGEKPYECNVCGKTFCQKSQLTQHQRIHIGEKPYECNECGKAFCHKSALIVHQRTHRAEKPYKCNECGKSFCVKSGLTLHQRKHTGEKPYECNECGKSFSHKSSLTVHYRAHTGEKSCQCNECGKIFYRKSDLAKHQRSHTGEKPYECNTCGKTFSQKSNLIVHQRTHTGENLMIAVGLRNGELWFSSRYASENARCGGSNVDVLNVG